ATCTGTTTTTTTAGCTTATCTAATGCTACATCGTCATGTGTATCATGggtttaaaaaataatggaaGTTTATGGTTACAGGGATTATTCAGGAGAATATTCTGAGGCAAGTTGTTGATGAAATGGAGGAATTGTTTATGACTGATGTTGAAGAGGGTAATCAACAGCAGCCAGAGCTAGCTCTAGTAGGTTCAAGTTGTCTGTTTTGTATCGTATGGAGAGGGAGGCTATATATCGCTAACGTTGGAGACTCTCGTGCTGTAATTGGTTCTTTGGATCCATTTGATAGACTCAATGTTCGGCAGTTGGTCGAAGATCACAATGCTCGTAACAGGCATATTAAAAAAGAACTCAAGAAGTTGCATCCAAAAGATCCGACTATTGTGACGTATAATTTTGACGCATGGCGTGTTGGAGGCATAAGTGAAGTAAGCAGATGTATAGGAAATGCATATTTGAAGCGGGCACTGTTCACTTTAACCTCATCCTTTGCTATCAGCAGAACCTGCAATATCTTCAAGAGTCTTAAATGACGTTGATAAATTCATTATATTTGGATCTGGTGGACTTTGGAAATTGTTGTCAAATTGGCAAGCAGCTGAAATTGTTCACACCAATCCACGAGATGTATGCATGGCTTGTTCTTTCTAGCTACTTGTTTTTCCTATTATTAT
This genomic interval from Trifolium pratense cultivar HEN17-A07 linkage group LG6, ARS_RC_1.1, whole genome shotgun sequence contains the following:
- the LOC123891234 gene encoding probable protein phosphatase 2C 43, whose protein sequence is MFQWLTNLLCACTTNTSKNTVDINEFDEDPLGWSRDLLEHRLGEFSMAAVKANDVMEDHSQFDVGKKALFVGIYDGQNGAEASNFLITNLFENLMRIIQENILRQVVDEMEELFMTDVEEGNQQQPELALVGSSCLFCIVWRGRLYIANVGDSRAVIGSLDPFDRLNVRQLVEDHNARNRHIKKELKKLHPKDPTIVTYNFDAWRVGGISEVSRCIGNAYLKRALFTLTSSFAISRTCNIFKSLK